One genomic window of Undibacterium cyanobacteriorum includes the following:
- a CDS encoding cobalamin-binding protein: protein MRSFFRFETIAWITLLFACIGTTHSAYADVSVIDDGKRTVRLTQPAKRIISLAPHVTELVFAAGAGKQLVGVSEYSDYPEDAKKVASIGSIFALDLERLIALKPDLVIIWGTGNAKHLAQKLRDNQLTVYENEPHSFEDIASSIEKIAILSGTEVVGKENARLFRQRLQSLNQEYQLKNKQTPVRVFHQMVKSPLMTVNKDHFVSKMIEICGGTNVFGDLKDISATITVEAMLATNPDVIFSSGKESGKLQNEWNQFPNLSAVKKKNLFSIPGDWLHRAGPRVLDATEMLCKQIREARTRQ, encoded by the coding sequence ATGCGCTCCTTTTTTAGATTCGAAACTATCGCTTGGATCACCCTCCTCTTTGCTTGTATAGGGACGACACATAGTGCCTATGCAGACGTCAGTGTGATCGATGATGGCAAGCGAACTGTCCGCCTGACACAGCCAGCAAAACGCATCATCAGCCTCGCGCCACATGTCACAGAACTTGTGTTTGCCGCTGGCGCAGGCAAACAGCTTGTTGGCGTGTCGGAATACAGCGATTACCCAGAAGACGCGAAAAAAGTCGCCTCTATCGGCAGTATTTTTGCGCTTGATTTAGAGCGTCTGATTGCTCTTAAACCCGATCTGGTCATCATCTGGGGAACCGGTAACGCTAAGCATTTGGCGCAGAAACTACGTGACAATCAATTGACCGTATATGAAAACGAGCCGCATAGCTTTGAAGATATCGCCAGTAGTATTGAGAAGATCGCCATTCTGAGCGGTACTGAGGTTGTCGGTAAGGAGAACGCTCGACTTTTCCGACAACGCCTGCAAAGCCTCAATCAAGAATATCAGCTCAAAAACAAACAGACCCCAGTCCGTGTATTTCATCAGATGGTGAAATCGCCACTGATGACCGTCAACAAAGATCACTTTGTCTCGAAGATGATCGAAATCTGTGGCGGCACGAATGTGTTTGGGGATCTGAAAGACATCAGTGCGACCATCACGGTTGAAGCAATGTTAGCGACAAATCCGGATGTTATTTTTAGCAGCGGTAAAGAAAGTGGGAAGTTGCAAAACGAGTGGAATCAATTTCCCAACTTGAGTGCAGTGAAGAAGAAAAATCTGTTTAGCATTCCAGGTGATTGGTTGCATCGAGCTGGTCCGAGAGTGCTCGATGCAACTGAAATGTTGTGCAAGCAAATCCGCGAAGCACGTACTCGCCAGTAG
- a CDS encoding M90 family metallopeptidase → MMWALAVICVGLILAFFVIPRLRLQRVLSRAFPSHHAKILRRYVPQYRYMPVDLQLQLKQRVKQFLFEKTFVGCNGLEITDEIRVCIAGRACLLLLNRDAQVFPKLTHILVYPDVFHAPRQQVQMGGVVTEVAHSLSGESWSDGRVILAWQEVMRSSVDDGRAHDVVIHEFAHQLDSEDGSTDGAPSLPSRRAYRDWAKVFSAEYDRLCQALEQGYQTLIDPYGASNPAEFFAVCSESYFYQADLLAHYHPELFQQLYNYYCVDPRDWK, encoded by the coding sequence ATGATGTGGGCTTTAGCCGTAATTTGTGTGGGTTTGATATTGGCGTTTTTCGTGATCCCACGTTTGCGTTTGCAACGTGTCTTAAGCCGCGCGTTTCCCTCTCATCATGCGAAGATTTTGCGACGTTACGTGCCACAGTATCGCTATATGCCGGTGGATTTGCAGTTGCAATTGAAACAGAGGGTGAAACAATTTTTGTTTGAAAAAACCTTTGTCGGATGTAACGGACTTGAGATTACCGATGAAATAAGGGTTTGCATTGCAGGACGCGCCTGTCTGTTGCTGTTGAATCGTGATGCGCAAGTGTTCCCAAAGTTGACCCACATTTTGGTCTATCCCGATGTGTTTCACGCGCCTCGTCAACAAGTGCAAATGGGCGGTGTCGTCACTGAGGTAGCACACAGTCTTAGCGGTGAATCGTGGAGTGATGGGCGAGTCATTCTGGCATGGCAAGAAGTTATGCGTTCGAGTGTAGATGATGGAAGGGCACATGATGTGGTGATCCACGAATTCGCGCATCAATTGGACAGCGAAGATGGGAGCACCGACGGTGCGCCATCTTTGCCAAGTCGACGTGCTTATCGGGATTGGGCGAAGGTGTTTTCCGCAGAATATGACAGGCTGTGCCAAGCGCTTGAGCAGGGATACCAAACTTTGATCGACCCCTACGGTGCCAGCAATCCAGCGGAGTTTTTTGCTGTGTGCAGCGAGAGCTATTTTTATCAAGCTGATTTGCTAGCGCACTATCATCCCGAATTGTTTCAACAGCTGTACAACTACTATTGTGTCGATCCTCGTGATTGGAAGTAG
- the rarD gene encoding EamA family transporter RarD: protein MRQGIIYAASCYLLWGLFPIYFRALREVAPLEILMHRMVWALLFLGIILSIRKQWAWLSDIIKQPRVVLRFAASAALLSTNWFIYIWSVNNERIVDASLGYFMTPLVNVLLGFLLLKEKLRPAQTLAVFCAAAGVAWMTFHLGHLPYIGLSLACTFGMYGLLRKTASLGALEGLSLETLILFPFAFAYLTFLAIQGQNGFLQANLSIQLLIIAAGPITAIPLLLFAAGARRIPMATLGLLQYISPSIQLLMGVVLYNEHFGNDKLIGFMGIWLGLILYSADGLRQTFFNKGKTEVETKAPLAPPD from the coding sequence ATGCGCCAAGGCATTATTTACGCCGCTAGCTGTTATTTACTGTGGGGACTATTCCCGATCTACTTTCGTGCCTTGCGTGAGGTAGCACCGCTCGAGATTTTGATGCATAGAATGGTGTGGGCGCTACTTTTCTTGGGGATCATCTTAAGCATACGCAAGCAGTGGGCATGGCTCAGCGACATCATCAAACAACCTCGCGTCGTATTGAGATTCGCCGCTAGTGCTGCACTCTTATCAACCAACTGGTTCATTTACATTTGGTCGGTCAACAATGAACGTATTGTAGATGCCAGCCTCGGTTACTTCATGACGCCGCTGGTCAACGTTCTATTAGGCTTCCTCCTTCTCAAGGAAAAACTGCGTCCTGCGCAAACCCTTGCGGTGTTTTGTGCCGCAGCGGGTGTGGCTTGGATGACGTTTCATCTCGGGCATCTTCCTTATATCGGTTTAAGTCTCGCTTGCACCTTCGGCATGTACGGCTTGCTACGCAAGACAGCCAGTCTCGGCGCTTTAGAAGGACTTTCACTCGAAACCCTGATCTTATTTCCGTTCGCGTTTGCTTATCTCACGTTCTTGGCTATCCAAGGACAAAACGGATTTCTTCAAGCCAACTTATCAATTCAGTTATTGATCATAGCTGCTGGGCCCATTACTGCCATTCCTCTTCTATTGTTTGCAGCGGGCGCACGACGCATTCCCATGGCAACCTTGGGACTGCTGCAATATATCTCCCCGAGCATCCAACTCTTGATGGGCGTGGTCTTATACAACGAACACTTCGGTAACGACAAGCTGATCGGCTTTATGGGGATTTGGTTGGGCTTAATTCTGTATAGTGCCGATGGACTTCGACAAACATTTTTCAATAAAGGCAAAACCGAAGTCGAGACTAAAGCGCCGCTGGCACCACCCGATTAA
- a CDS encoding arginine/lysine/ornithine decarboxylase → MKFRFPIVIIDEDFRSENTSGLGIRALADAMEKEGMEVLGVTSYGDLSQFAQQQSRASAFILSIDDEEFGEGTDEESDLALKPLRAFVEEIRYKNADIPIYLYGETRTSRHIPNDILRELHGFIHMFEDTPEFVARHIIREAKSYLDSLAPPFFRALVHYANDGSYSWHCPGHSGGVAFLKSPIGQMFHQFFGENMLRADVCNAVEELGQLLDHTGPVAASERNAARIFNADHCYFVTNGTSTSNKMVWHSTVAPGDIVVVDRNCHKSILHSIIMCGAIPVFLMPTRNHLGIIGPIPLEEFSMESIQKKIEANPFARASKNKKPRILTITQSTYDGVLYNVETLKNMLDGEIDTLHFDEAWLPHATFHSFYQDMHAISKDRPRAKKSMIFSTQSTHKLLAGISQASQILVRESETVKLDKDSFNEAYLMHTSTSPQYSIIASCDIAAAMMEAPGGTALVEESILEALDFRRAMRKVDQEWGQDWWFQVWGPDHFSEDGIGTREDWMIRAEDDWHGFGKLASGFNMLDPIKATIVTPGLSLEGKFAETGIPASIVTKYLAEHGVIIEKCGLYSFFIMFTIGITKGRWNTLLTALQQFKDDYDKNQPMWRILPEFAAANPRYEGVGLRDLCQRIHEVYKSHDVARLTTEMYLSDMQPAMKPSDAFAMMAHREIERVSIDELEGRVTAILLTPYPPGIPLLIPGERFNKTIVDYLKFVRVFNEQFPGFETDCHGLVKAEVDGKIGYFVDCVKKDGEIAN, encoded by the coding sequence ATGAAATTCCGCTTCCCCATCGTCATCATTGACGAAGACTTCCGTTCTGAAAACACTTCTGGTCTAGGCATTCGCGCTCTTGCTGATGCTATGGAAAAAGAAGGCATGGAAGTGTTGGGTGTCACTAGCTATGGTGACCTTTCGCAGTTCGCACAACAGCAATCGCGCGCCTCTGCATTTATTTTATCGATCGACGATGAAGAATTCGGTGAAGGCACCGACGAAGAAAGTGATTTGGCCTTAAAACCATTGCGCGCATTTGTCGAAGAAATCCGTTACAAGAACGCCGACATCCCGATTTATCTCTATGGTGAAACGCGCACTTCGCGTCACATCCCTAATGATATCTTGCGCGAATTGCACGGCTTTATTCACATGTTTGAAGATACGCCAGAGTTTGTGGCGCGCCATATCATCCGTGAAGCTAAGTCTTACCTCGATAGTTTAGCGCCACCATTCTTCCGTGCTTTAGTACATTACGCGAACGATGGTTCTTACTCTTGGCACTGCCCTGGACACTCGGGTGGTGTGGCATTTTTGAAGTCACCAATCGGTCAGATGTTTCATCAATTCTTTGGTGAAAACATGTTGCGTGCTGACGTCTGTAACGCGGTTGAAGAATTAGGTCAGTTGCTGGATCATACTGGTCCCGTAGCGGCTTCCGAGCGCAATGCAGCCCGTATTTTCAATGCGGATCACTGCTATTTTGTGACCAACGGCACATCAACTTCAAACAAGATGGTCTGGCACTCAACCGTTGCACCAGGCGACATCGTGGTGGTCGACCGTAACTGCCACAAATCGATTTTGCACTCGATTATTATGTGTGGAGCAATCCCCGTTTTCTTGATGCCAACCCGTAATCATCTTGGTATTATCGGCCCTATTCCATTGGAAGAATTTTCCATGGAAAGCATCCAAAAGAAAATTGAAGCAAACCCGTTTGCTCGCGCATCAAAGAACAAGAAACCACGTATTTTGACGATCACACAATCCACTTACGACGGTGTTTTGTACAACGTGGAAACATTGAAGAACATGTTGGATGGCGAGATTGATACGCTGCACTTCGACGAAGCTTGGTTGCCACATGCAACCTTCCACAGCTTCTACCAAGACATGCATGCCATCAGCAAAGATCGTCCACGTGCCAAGAAGTCGATGATCTTCTCAACGCAATCGACACATAAATTACTAGCGGGTATCTCTCAAGCCTCGCAAATTTTGGTGCGTGAATCTGAGACGGTGAAGCTCGACAAAGATAGCTTCAATGAAGCCTATTTGATGCATACATCCACATCTCCGCAATATTCAATTATCGCGTCGTGCGATATCGCTGCAGCGATGATGGAAGCACCCGGTGGTACAGCCTTGGTGGAAGAATCGATCTTGGAAGCACTGGACTTCCGTCGTGCGATGCGCAAAGTCGATCAAGAGTGGGGACAAGACTGGTGGTTCCAAGTGTGGGGCCCCGATCATTTCTCCGAAGATGGCATTGGCACCCGTGAAGATTGGATGATTCGTGCAGAAGATGATTGGCATGGCTTCGGCAAGTTGGCCTCAGGCTTCAACATGCTCGACCCGATCAAAGCAACCATCGTCACACCAGGTCTTTCACTCGAAGGTAAGTTTGCTGAGACCGGCATTCCTGCATCGATCGTGACGAAATATTTGGCTGAACATGGCGTTATCATTGAAAAATGTGGTCTGTATTCGTTCTTCATCATGTTCACGATCGGTATTACCAAAGGCCGTTGGAACACCTTGTTGACTGCTTTGCAGCAGTTCAAAGATGACTACGATAAAAATCAACCGATGTGGCGCATTTTGCCAGAGTTTGCTGCCGCTAATCCGCGCTATGAAGGCGTTGGTCTGCGCGACCTTTGCCAACGCATCCATGAAGTGTATAAATCTCATGATGTAGCACGCTTAACGACAGAGATGTATTTGTCCGATATGCAACCTGCGATGAAGCCATCCGATGCATTTGCCATGATGGCACATCGTGAAATTGAACGTGTTTCGATTGATGAATTGGAAGGTCGTGTCACTGCGATCTTGTTGACTCCTTATCCGCCAGGTATCCCGCTCTTGATTCCGGGTGAGCGTTTCAATAAGACGATTGTCGACTACCTCAAGTTCGTGCGCGTCTTCAATGAACAGTTCCCTGGTTTTGAAACGGACTGTCATGGTCTTGTGAAAGCTGAAGTTGATGGAAAAATTGGTTACTTCGTCGATTGCGTCAAAAAGGATGGTGAGATCGCCAACTGA
- a CDS encoding flagellar brake protein: MSQLGALTPVEKDKIALGVPLPWAIFDAWGNQIHDAGSVITDQNEFDSIVEDGYFEDSLEDPNNDQKPLPAPTQSNTFSQPAPKITVPNVPLEPIIQPTSISNANEQDELNKESVMLDLDSVRWHVGETFFLQVHDNAAIRYTVKLIGYVKNQSILVTAPRIDGRGAIIRDGQTFIVRAFPGKKAYAFTAYAIKSVYTPHAYLHLSYPKIVRCTTIRQNSRASVKIIASVTVGTPEQTAAATLSDISMGGTSGIIKRQIGAKGDTGVIKFKVTTAGEDAYLTLPIIVRSIVETENADEFRYGFEFFEVPTQSKLILSSFVHQTLAETE; this comes from the coding sequence ATGAGCCAACTCGGAGCGCTAACACCTGTAGAGAAAGACAAGATTGCATTGGGAGTTCCACTGCCTTGGGCTATCTTCGATGCATGGGGCAACCAGATTCACGATGCTGGCTCAGTCATTACTGATCAAAATGAATTTGACAGTATTGTCGAAGATGGCTATTTCGAGGACTCGCTAGAAGATCCGAATAACGATCAAAAACCCTTACCTGCCCCGACACAAAGCAATACTTTTTCCCAGCCAGCACCGAAAATTACGGTGCCCAACGTTCCGCTAGAACCGATCATCCAGCCTACGAGCATTTCTAATGCGAATGAACAGGACGAGCTCAACAAAGAATCGGTCATGCTCGATCTTGATAGTGTACGTTGGCACGTGGGTGAAACTTTTTTCTTACAGGTGCATGATAACGCGGCCATTCGTTACACCGTGAAACTGATCGGCTATGTGAAGAATCAATCGATCCTCGTAACAGCACCAAGAATTGATGGTCGCGGCGCGATTATTCGCGATGGGCAAACTTTTATCGTACGTGCATTTCCAGGCAAGAAGGCCTATGCGTTTACGGCTTATGCAATCAAGTCTGTCTATACGCCGCATGCCTATTTGCATTTGTCTTACCCCAAAATTGTGCGCTGTACCACGATACGTCAAAACTCTCGCGCCAGCGTCAAGATCATCGCTTCGGTTACAGTCGGCACTCCGGAGCAAACGGCGGCAGCGACCTTAAGCGATATCAGCATGGGCGGCACTTCCGGGATCATCAAGCGTCAGATCGGCGCCAAAGGCGATACTGGCGTGATTAAGTTCAAAGTAACGACGGCTGGCGAAGATGCCTACCTCACCTTGCCTATCATAGTTCGCTCGATCGTCGAAACAGAAAACGCCGACGAGTTCCGTTATGGATTTGAATTCTTCGAAGTGCCAACACAATCGAAATTAATTCTTTCTTCATTTGTACACCAGACTCTCGCAGAGACTGAATAA
- a CDS encoding DUF1800 family protein: MNYMPSFTERVMNTLKVLLLICCTIALAACGKTDSSSGQSTNTSAVYAGPPIIGTSAISFNGPRSNYTITATPTGLSVTDRVGTDGTTAVAPTIKALLFKDISINLEIAGKASSIAAKDLNILIELYIAYFNRVPDANGLAYWIDRFKAGMSLDQIGESFYAAALFFPNETGYSATMTNEAFVTLIYKNVLGRPNPDQQGLEYWSNSLASGATTRGTLVRVMLSSAHTFSGDPTYGWVANLLDNKNSVSREFAIAQGISYISDSDSISKGMAIAATVTPSDTSVAKGLIDALLGTIPNTTNFPTASQASRFLGQATFGATNADINLLMSTGISNWIDVQFTKNQSLHKTYMDTTAAGLLNGISGLSQNNFFESYWQQAVTGEDQLRQRVAFALSEIFVISFQDSGVNNYPRGVASYYDTLASGAFGNFRTLLENVSLHPMMGIYLTSMRNQKESGTRVPDENYAREVMQLFTIGLYQLNPDGTNVLVNGKPVETYSYADIRGLAKVFTGWSWAGPDKTSTRFFGGNADPNRDVLPMQSYPNFHSISEKKFLGVTIAPQSPANPEASLKTALDTLFNHPNVGPFISKQLIQRLVTSNPSPQYVARVSAAFNDNGKGVRGDMKAVVKAILMDTEARNDPVLSNAGTGKLREPVVRLANWMRAFNAKSTSTFFKVTSLDDPLTSLAQTPMRSPTVFNFYRPGYVPPNSEIANAKLVAPEMQIVAEPSVVGYLNFMRDIIPNGVGSSRDVKADYTNLIALASTPDQLLDQVNLLLMANQMSSSLRGQILSAVNSVTIPATNTTNIENAKKNRVYLAIYLTMASPEYLVQK; this comes from the coding sequence ATGAATTACATGCCCAGCTTTACCGAACGCGTAATGAACACTCTGAAAGTACTACTGCTCATCTGCTGCACTATCGCGCTTGCTGCCTGCGGAAAAACCGACTCTTCAAGCGGTCAAAGCACGAACACAAGCGCCGTGTACGCTGGTCCACCGATCATCGGAACTAGTGCCATCAGCTTTAATGGCCCACGTTCCAATTACACCATCACCGCCACACCAACCGGTCTCAGTGTGACCGATAGAGTTGGGACAGATGGGACGACCGCCGTGGCCCCAACAATTAAGGCCTTGTTGTTCAAAGATATCTCAATCAACTTAGAAATCGCCGGAAAGGCTTCGAGTATCGCGGCGAAAGACTTGAATATCCTGATTGAACTCTATATCGCCTACTTCAATCGCGTTCCCGACGCTAATGGATTGGCGTATTGGATAGACCGTTTCAAAGCAGGCATGAGCCTCGATCAGATCGGCGAATCATTCTATGCGGCGGCTTTGTTTTTCCCGAATGAGACAGGATATTCAGCCACAATGACGAACGAAGCTTTCGTTACTCTGATCTACAAAAATGTGTTGGGCCGTCCCAACCCAGACCAACAAGGTCTCGAATATTGGTCCAACAGTCTAGCAAGTGGCGCGACCACACGCGGCACGCTAGTCCGTGTCATGTTGAGTTCCGCACATACGTTTAGCGGTGATCCGACATACGGATGGGTGGCGAATCTACTCGATAACAAAAACAGCGTTTCACGCGAGTTTGCCATCGCACAAGGTATTAGTTACATCAGTGATTCAGATTCAATTTCCAAAGGGATGGCCATTGCGGCGACCGTCACACCATCCGACACAAGTGTGGCCAAAGGCTTAATTGACGCTTTGCTCGGCACCATACCAAACACCACAAACTTTCCAACCGCCAGCCAAGCCTCGCGCTTCCTTGGCCAAGCTACTTTCGGTGCCACCAATGCCGATATCAATTTATTGATGTCCACAGGCATCTCGAATTGGATCGATGTGCAATTCACAAAAAATCAAAGCCTACATAAGACATACATGGACACGACCGCTGCAGGATTATTGAATGGGATCAGCGGACTGAGCCAAAACAACTTCTTCGAATCCTACTGGCAGCAAGCTGTCACGGGCGAAGACCAATTAAGGCAACGCGTCGCCTTCGCCTTATCTGAAATTTTTGTTATTTCATTCCAGGATAGTGGTGTCAATAACTACCCGCGCGGCGTCGCATCCTACTATGACACCCTTGCCAGCGGCGCCTTTGGCAATTTCAGAACTCTCCTTGAGAATGTCTCTTTACATCCCATGATGGGAATCTATTTAACCTCGATGCGCAACCAGAAAGAATCAGGCACGCGCGTCCCTGATGAAAACTACGCACGTGAAGTAATGCAGCTTTTCACGATTGGCCTTTATCAACTCAACCCAGATGGTACAAATGTCTTAGTCAATGGAAAACCTGTCGAGACTTATAGCTACGCCGACATCAGGGGCCTAGCCAAAGTCTTTACTGGCTGGAGCTGGGCAGGTCCCGATAAGACGAGCACTCGCTTTTTTGGCGGAAACGCTGATCCAAATCGTGACGTATTACCGATGCAGTCCTACCCCAACTTTCACTCAATCTCTGAGAAGAAATTTTTGGGGGTAACTATTGCGCCACAATCTCCCGCCAATCCAGAAGCGAGTCTAAAGACCGCCCTCGATACCCTTTTCAATCACCCCAACGTGGGGCCATTCATCAGCAAACAATTGATTCAACGTTTAGTGACCAGCAATCCTAGCCCACAGTATGTGGCCCGAGTAAGTGCTGCTTTCAACGACAACGGCAAAGGCGTACGAGGCGACATGAAAGCCGTCGTTAAGGCAATCTTAATGGATACCGAAGCGCGCAATGATCCTGTCCTATCAAACGCAGGTACAGGAAAGCTCCGTGAACCCGTCGTACGTTTAGCCAATTGGATGCGGGCCTTCAATGCAAAATCGACTTCGACTTTTTTCAAGGTCACGAGCCTTGACGACCCCTTGACTAGCCTCGCGCAGACACCGATGCGCTCACCGACGGTATTCAATTTTTACCGCCCAGGCTACGTCCCTCCAAATTCCGAGATCGCAAATGCTAAATTGGTGGCCCCTGAAATGCAGATCGTGGCCGAACCATCGGTCGTTGGCTACCTGAATTTCATGCGTGACATTATCCCCAATGGCGTTGGATCTTCTCGCGATGTTAAAGCGGACTATACGAACTTGATTGCATTAGCGAGCACACCAGATCAACTGCTCGACCAAGTCAATCTTCTCTTAATGGCGAATCAAATGAGTTCATCTTTAAGAGGTCAAATCTTAAGCGCCGTCAACTCCGTGACGATTCCCGCGACAAACACAACCAATATCGAAAACGCCAAGAAAAATCGCGTCTACTTGGCTATTTATCTGACCATGGCATCGCCAGAATATTTAGTGCAGAAATAG